One window from the genome of Salvia splendens isolate huo1 chromosome 9, SspV2, whole genome shotgun sequence encodes:
- the LOC121748762 gene encoding uncharacterized protein LOC121748762 isoform X2, producing the protein METKEQKFSEFAIKISHKAKLKEILRNLNSIESQLFSDAAKEFTKVLKSDSGPEFLQSYVQTSSKLVEISQAWESRHGKPGFLHILNLVSAILKLWKDNVGGGGGDAGRWLDKFARSLIEEKMGDLYKELNSKEAKRQNAVLYLLASIVLRNSHLAWEVAKVFDFKLAIFPKLAEVRLREKKLDEGRRKIHSTRKAFVRFAMSFLEVGHPRLLRGILQQKEMYSGVLRGLGNDDEETLVYVLSVLRDRVLVPESIVPPGLRSVLFGNVTLEQLISVSGRGEFVHAAELAHNVLMMVCIDPENGLMPDLNRHPNPLRGNSRRLLSLMKKLKATEVVYHKELLLAIVRGRPLFGSLYLDEFPYSIEDVASDNWFPSISVAADVVSSVSVGHGFADKHAPDSEDVQNIIKCIRPHPFSRSIITKGLLHADSLVKHGTLKLVIEVLHLFDYLVKTLDTFYTDHQMCGWGALKEEIQNDVRMLLPDPQVLLSLLSPLSSHVKSLESALKRKAEAEIVPEHCGNSSKRLKSSHASEDLDLVISGVNSSGVNLFEEGEDVDSDGEQPLENGADIDRCVRDIWGLSQCSASQTNIKDVDTFFYSKILDSLKIYYRTMPMAMERSVDFLKLIPNNPLALPTTLQQSLLQLLNEHVSQISKDVTPITSPPQMYRHLHPFLILLVGSPLKQIKEQAYALAETAILSTGAFDKNVKEICAWFFFIPGYTDNFLGELEVQVLRELSSVIVSFLCDAVSTTGNNLYKYMESLKHYIYDAEGGKDLSPEVSPFIICVLEKCLRLLSSESGSFTLPQKSLISLYVSNTIKYLLDTQVKAEALSGLVNRILSEKLENNNVDVLEFAECPCEWRPLKTLLRFARDILHQQCYGINSNVKDIERPDSSFVKTLADIEDVLKTEYHIGLVGLSVGFSFSLMCTRRDELLHNFPTVLSISINLSGVPFSVLSSILFLESSYLDDVIELWPELFAAALNNVENCEEKEERLYNADHDSVGAASFALSRYLKIVPFYAFFSSIAQSCSLHLVERPRLQKLLLDKVTGIAPDHLFSSLCNVLFWINHTRSCDGLRSLEELEILSETCFMLAEHLLRQLLIENVDTAISAYDKEPLQLHRVVDVAEIIYTNTALTASLNCSLSGDNVLSDSVFGETMEKLLELAREGICRMDVNALNLLRTASELLFVVHGGNISARVINGRRRISPAFNLLKEKLFLIFKTRFDASVKSMDFKPLLPTFYALHSFISFISPSELLELVNWSFSQIDINDATFHMPSKRTALFIGLHLASCTFDFLAEHMRQPYLENKPYSFSGGTETHFDVLLFERIFFQLLQVGSHLKLDIADGCLLKAFTVVKMHKGIHHSHLPSVMVLQRVVATIPINIFSYCLQKINRTRADLVYNIVATSPLHMSVFGSMLFRILDKSLPPASVMQGTSKHCFSDEELLMVLPTVLLYLNLVIPKFGGQLCKAFEAICLAYGPVLLSGFSKWKSFVSDRIFEIGFDDMIASKEEYSDLFSYSLLGKTILMVRDHRILGENFIAVDRRLDLYNSICPSTTDHIVDDFCGKTGGRSLLKPLDFVNRVFAKINLCRVLLFTELTQVDNGEKKVDSPKVTFNMATSRIHFLKILINSWIMIVKKFQDNIDYIGNVDGDKLSVFRFLEVFVMNNILELTTDMHDSLIELDSHPFIEQLVKSFLLYRFGDPVTLKMLRTILANISHWKFSCDSSIQLLLAHSQFASSIHVACQSFVSSKFGLVFTPMQSILKLFLVGRGGPDTLDCKSNELKDRETLHLLELVKLVTVLLHIYAQQREVNFGEDIGINGQELIHLLLMAYGATCSEVDLEIYNLLLDIESNDESCAGTVARTDYLWGIASLKARKDLEHDRVTQSVDQNNMEVYERRKDKFRENIPIDPKICAQTVLFFPYNRVVYGGNSPKLHKASSVLVHEGPSTTVQIYDPVFILRFSIHCLVMGYIEPIEFASLGLLAVTFASISSPDDDMRKLGYESLVKFKSALEKCQKKKEVVRLRLLLTYLQNGIEEPWQRIPSAIAVFAAEASVILLDPSNNNYSTISKHLSNSPSMNMKVIPLFKNFFWSTSITFKADRVWMLRLLCSGLNTEDDAQTYIRNSIFETLISFYTSPLSDNESKELIIQVVKKGVLLHKAVWFLVEHCGVISWLSSILPFLYGSGFEDQRKFVLAQLPIILQVASCITFPRNIVEWLQKHAMEPLSELALHLYKILVSSVELIKDQGSICVSILQILALVLKISQKRKIYQPHFTLSDEGLFQLYKAVEACSKSIYNPIMGLGLKVVLMSTPPVTILQRDQEKLLKFLRWAVTTALQSKSEELDTAEDSDHHLIAGSEKRQPEESLDSKLLRWLTASAILGKVTSNSRKLNDGSVLEKSSLHALQSWLECPEKETKETVEYGCGEILAAAIIQLLKQLNFSHQLLPSSVSALCLLLLSDTSTGLKSLNGVRSCLPSLCSKIQWPVEAIPAWRWSYYHPWRDLTTKLSDVEKLDEIHACERLLAVASNVLTEKSGCSHFFDLKDVDKLRVHEWERTPIHSE; encoded by the exons ATGGAGACGAAAGAGCAAAAATTCTCAGAATTTGCCATCAAAATCAGCCATAAAGCTAAGCTCAAAGAGATCCTCCGGAACTTAAACTCCATTGAATCACAGCTCTTTTCCGACGCCGCGAAAGAATTCACTAAAGTGCTCAAATCGGACTCAGGCCCTGAATTTCTTCAGTCATATGTTCAAACATCTTCCAAGCTCGTGGAAATCTCACAGGCGTGGGAATCTCGCCATGGAAAGCCCGGTTTTTTgcatattttgaatttagttTCTGCAATTTTGAAGCTTTGGAAGGATAACGtgggaggtggtggtggtgatgctGGACGGTGGTTGGATAAGTTTGCGCGGTCGTTGATTGAGGAGAAGATGGGGGATTTGTATAAAGAATTGAATAGCAAAGAGGCCAAGAGGCAAAATGCTGTGCTTTATTTGCTGGCGTCGATTGTCTTGCGTAATTCTCACTTGGCATGGGAAGTAGCAAAGGTTTTCGACTTCAAGCTTGCTATTTTCCCCAAGCTGGCGGAAGTTAGGTTGAGAGAGAAGAAGCTTGATGAAGGGAGGAGGAAGATCCACTCCACAAGAAAAGCGTTTGTCCGTTTTGCTATGTCGTTTTTAGAGGTGGGCCATCCGAGGTTGTTGAGGGGTATTTTGCAGCAAAAAGAGATGTATTCAGGGGTGTTGAGAGGGCTAGGGAATGATGATGAGGAGACTTTAGTCTATGTTTTGTCAGTTTTACGTGATAGAGTGCTTGTTCCGGAGTCTATTGTACCTCCAGGCCTTAGGAGTGTTCTTTTTGGGAACGTTACGTTAGAGCAGTTGATTAGTGTTTCGGGGAGGGGCGAGTTTGTGCATGCAGCAGAGTTGGCACACAATGTGTTGATGATGGTGTGCATTGATCCTGAGAATGGCTTGATGCCCGATTTGAACAGGCATCCGAATCCTCTACGTGGGAATTCTAGGCGTCTTTTGAGTCTAATGAAGAAATTAAAGGCAACAGAAGTTGTGTACCATAAGGAACTGCTTTTGGCCATTGTGAGAGGGCGACCTTTGTTTGGTTCTTTATACTTGGATGAGTTCCCTTATAGCATTGAAGATGTTGCATCAGATAACTG GTTTCCTTCTATTTCAGTGGCTGCTGATGTGGTTTCCTCAGTCAGTGTTGGGCATGGCTTTGCTGATAAACATGCACCTGACAGTGAAGACGTGCAAAACATTATAAAATGCATCAGACCACACCCTTTTAGTAGATCAATTATTACAAAGGGGCTACTTCATGCCGATTCCCTAGTGAAACATGGAACATTGAAGCTTGTGATTGAGGTCTTACATTTGTTTGATTATTTGGTGAAAACTTTAGATACTTTTTATACAGACCATCAAATGTGTGGCTGGGGAGCTTTGAAGGAAGAGATTCAAAATGATGTCAGAATGTTGCTTCCTGATCCTCAAGTTTTGTTGTCTTTGCTTTCTCCCTTAAGTAGCCATGTCAAGAGTCTCGAATCTGCTTTAAAAAGGAAGGCTGAAGCAGAAATTGTGCCAGAACATTGTGGTAACTCTAGTAAGAGGTTGAAAAGTTCACATGCAAGTGAAGACTTGGATTTGGTTATAAGTGGAGTTAACTCTTCTGGAGTGAATTTGTTTGAGGAAGGGGAAGATGTAGATTCAGATGGTGAGCAACCACTAGAAAATGGAGCTGATATTGATCGATGTGTTAGAGATATTTGGGGTTTAAGTCAGTGTTCCGCATCACAGACTAATATAAAAGATGTAGATACGTTCTTTTACTCCAAGATACTCGATTCTCTCAAGATCTATTAC AGAACCATGCCTATGGCCATGGAGAGATCagttgattttttaaaattaataccgAATAATCCACTGGCATTACCAACAACCCTGCAGCAGTCTTTATTGCAACTGCTCAATGAACATGTTAGTCAGATTTCTAAAGATGTGACCCCTATCACAAGCCCACCGCAAATGTACAGGCATCTGCATCCATTTCTCATCTTATTGGTGGGATCACCACTCAAACAGATAAAGGAACAAGCTTATGCCTTAGCAGAGACAGCCATCTTAAGCACCGGCGCATTTGACAAGAATGTAAAGGAAATTTGTGCCTGGTTCTTTTTCATACCCGGCTATACAGATAATTTCCTTGGAGAACTTGAAGTTCAGGTCCTACGAGAGTTGTCATCAGTTATTGTTTCTTTCCTATGTGATGCTGTTTCCACAACCGGAAACAACTTATACAAGTATATGGAATCATTGAAGCATTACATCTATGATGCAGAAGGTGGCAAAG ATCTGTCTCCTGAAGTAAGCCCTTTTATTATATGTGTACTGGAGAAGTGTTTGCGCTTGCTCAGCTCTGAATCAGGATCCTTCACGTTACCTCAGAAGTCGTTGATATCATTGTATGTTTCCAACACAATCAAGTATCTATTAGACACACAG GTGAAAGCTGAAGCATTGTCGGGTTTAGTTAATCGCATATTATCTGAGAAGCTTGAGAACAACAACGTTGATGTCCTCGAATTCGCTGAATGTCCATGTGAATGGAGACCACTGAAGACTCTGTTACGTTTTGCACGAGATATATTACATCAACAGTGTTATGGCATAAATTCTAATGTGAAGGATATTGAGCGACCTGATAGTTCTTTTGTCAAAACTCTTGCAGACATTGAAGATGTTTTAAAAACTGAGTATCATATTGGGCTTGTTGGATTGAGTGTAGGGTTTTCTTTCTCGTTGATGTGCACAAGACGAGATGAGCTATTGCACAATTTTCCTACAGTCTTATCTATATCAATTAACCTGTCTGGGGTACCCTTCTCAGTTTTGTCATCCATTTTGTTCCTTGAATCAAGTTATCTTGATGATGTCATAGAGCTATGGCCTGAACTGTTCGCTGCTGCTCTGAATAATGTTGAGAACTGTGAAGAAAAGGAGGAGAGATTGTATAATGCTGATCATGATTCAGTAGGAGCTGCCTCTTTTGCATTATCCCGTTACTTAAAGATTGTCCCGTTCTATGCATTCTTTTCATCCATCGCACAAAGTTGCAGCCTGCATCTAGTCGAGCGGCCAAGACTTCAAAAGTTGTTGTTGGATAAGGTTACTGGGATTGCACCTGatcatttattttcttcattgTGCAATGTACTCTTCTGGATTAATCACACAAGGTCATGCGATGGACTCAGATCTCTGGAGGAGCTTGAGATCCTTTCTGAAACATGCTTCATGCTTGCAGAGCACTTGTTGAGACAATTGTTGATTGAGAATGTGGACACTGCTATATCAGCTTATGATAAAGAGCCTTTACAACTACATCGTGTGGTTGATGTGGCAGAAATCATCTATACCAATACTGCTTTAACTGCATCACTGAATTGTTCTTTGTCTGGTGATAATGTACTTTCGGATTCAGTCTTCGGAGAAACTATGGAAAAACTGCTTGAGTTAGCCAGAGAAGGAATTTGTAGAATGGATGTCAATGCCCTGAACTTGTTAAGAACAGCTTCTGAACTCTTGTTTGTTGTGCATGGTGGTAATATATCTGCACGAGTTATAAATGGCAGAAGGCGCATATCCCCAGCATTTAATTTGCTGAAAGAAAAGCTATTTCTGATATTCAAGACTAGGTTTGATGCTTCCGTCAAGTCCATGGACTTTAAACCCTTGCTTCCAACATTCTATGCTTTACACTCTTTCATTAGCTTCATATCTCCCTCTGAGCTGCTTGAATTGGTGAATTGGTCATTCTCTCAGATTGATATTAATGATGCAACCTTTCATATGCCATCAAAAAGAACTGCTCTTTTTATTGGTTTGCACCTCGCCAGTTGCACTTTTGATTTCCTCGCAGAACACATGAGGCAGCCATACTTGGAAAACAAGCCATATAGTTTTTCTGGTGGAACTGAGACACATTTTGATGTTCTTTTGTTCGAGAGGATCTTTTTCCAATTACTGCAGGTTGGCAGCCATTTGAAACTGGATATTGCTGATGGTTGTCTGCTCAAAGCTTTCACTGTTGTGAAAATGCATAAAGGTATTCATCATTCACATCTTCCTTCTGTTATGGTTTTACAAAGAGTTGTTGCAACCATTCCCATAAATATATTCTCATATTGCTTGCAAAAGATTAACAGAACAAGAGCTGACCTGGTGTATAATATTGTTGCAACGAGTCCCTTGCATATGTCTGTGTTTGGATCTATGTTATTTAGAATACTGGATAAGTCTTTGCCTCCTGCCAGTGTAATGCAAGGAACTAGTAAACACTGTTTCTCTGATGAAGAATTACTGATGGTTCTGCCAACTGTCTTGTTGTACTTAAATTTGGTTATTCCTAAATTTGGGGGACAGCTTTGCAAGGCCTTTGAAGCTATATGTTTGGCATATGGGCCTGTACTCTTGAGTGGTTTTTCTAAGTGGAAGAGCTTTGTCTCGGATAGAATTTTTGAGATTGGATTTGATGACATGATTGCGTCCAAAGAAGAATATTCAGATCTTTTCTCATATAGTCTTCTTGGTAAAACAATCCTGATGGTACGAGATCACCGTATATTAGGTGAGAATTTTATCGCGGTTGATAGAAGATTGGATCTATATAATTCCATCTGTCCATCTACCACTGACCATATAGTTGACGACTTCTGTGGCAAGACTGGAGGTCGTTCGCTTTTGAAGCCTTTAGATTTTGTGAACAGAGTTTTTGCAAAGATAAACTTGTGCAGGGTGCTGTTGTTTACAGAGCTTACTCAGGTGGATAATGGAGAGAAAAAGGTGGATTCTCCAAAAGTTACTTTTAACATGGCAACATCAAGAATCCATTTTCTAAAGATATTGATTAATTCCTGGATAATGATTGTCAAGAAATTCCAAGATAACATTGACTACATTGGAAATGTTGATGGCGATAAACTATCAGTGTTTAGATTTTTGGAAGTCTTTGTAATGAATAACATACTGGAATTGACAACAGATATGCATGACTCTTTGATTGAGCTGGACTCTCACCCCTTCATAGAGCAACTTGTTAAATCATTTCTTCTGTACAGATTTGGAGATCCTGTAACACTGAAGATGCTTAGAACTATTCTCGCCAATATATCTCATTGGAAATTTTCATGCGATTCATCCATACAGCTATTGCTTGCTCACTCCCAGTTTGCAAGTTCCATTCATGTGGCCTGTCAGTCATTTGTTTCTTCTAAGTTTGGACTTGTATTTACTCCCATGCAGAGCattttaaaattgtttcttGTTGGTCGTGGTGGACCAGATACTTTGGATTGCAAAAGCAATGAATTGAAAGATAGGGAGACTCTTCATTTGCTTGAACTTGTTAAGCTTGTCACAGTACTTCTACATATATATGCTCAGCAAAGAGAAGTAAATTTTGGTGAAGACATTGGTATAAATGGTCAAGAGTTGATTCATCTTCTTCTAATGGCATATGGGGCAACGTGTTCCGAGGTTGATTTggaaatatataatttattattggaTATAGAGTCCAATGATGAATCATGTGCTGGAACTGTTGCTCGAACAGATTATCTATGGGGTATTGCATCTTTAAAGGCGAGAAAAGATTTGGAACATGACAGAGTTACGCAGTCTGTTGACCAAAACAACATGGAAGTCTATGAACGTAGAAAAGATAAGTTCAGAGAGAATATTCCGATTGACCCAAAGATATGTGCTCAAACTGTGCTCTTTTTTCCTTACAACAGAGTTGTTTATGGAGGAAATTCACCGAAGCTTCACAAAGCTAGTTCAGTACTTGTGCATGAG GGCCCTTCTACTACTGTCCAGATATATGATCCTGTCTTCATCCTCCGATTCTCAATTCACTGTCTTGTGATGGGCTATATTGAACCTATTGAATTTGCTAGTTTAGGCTTGCTTGCTGTCACCTTTGCCAGTATATCTTCACCTGATGATGATATGAGGAAATTGGGATATGAATCACTAGTAAAGTTCAAGAGTGCGCTAGAG AAATGTCAAAAGAAGAAGGAAGTGGTACGGCTTCGTCTTCTACTTACATATTTGCAAAACGGAATAGAAGAGCCATGGCAAAGGATTCCATCTGCCATTGCTGTGTTTGCTGCAGAGGCTTCTGTGATACTGTTGGACCCGTCCAATAATAATTATTCTACCATAAGCAAGCATCTCAGTAATTCCCCTAGCATGAACATGAAG GTTATACCGTTATTCAAGAATTTTTTCTGGAGTACCTCAATTACTTTTAAAGCAGATAGAGTATGGATGCTTCGATTGCTATGTTCGGGGCTGAATACAGAAGATGATGCTCAAACATACATCCGAAACTCCATTTTTGAGACCCTCATTAGTTTTTATACTTCTCCTCTTTCAGATAATGAGTCGAAGGAACTTATAATTCAG GTAGTAAAGAAGGGCGTACTGTTACATAAAGCAGTCTGGTTTTTAGTTGAACACTGTGGTGTCATTTCATGGCTGTCATCTATTCTTCCTTTTCTCTATGGGAGTGGATTTGAAGACCAGAGAAAATTTGTCCTGGCACAACTGCCTATAATATTGCAGGTTGCAAGTTGTATTACATTTCCAAGAAACATTGTCGAGTGGCTACAGAAACATGCTATGGAGCCGCTTTCAGAACTTGCATTGCATTTGTACAAAATCCTAGTTAGCAGTGTTGAACTTATTAAGGATCAGGGCAGCATTTGTGTCTCAATTTTGCAAATATTGGCATTAGTGCTGAAGATATCACAGAAGAGGAAGATATATCAACCGCATTTTACATTGTCAGACGAGGGTTTATTCCAACTATACAAGGCTGTTGAAGCATGCTCGAAATCCATTTACAATCCTATCATGGGTTTGGGTCTCAAAGTTGTTCTTATGAGTACTCCTCCAGTCACTATTCTGCAAAGG GATCAGGAGAAGCTTTTGAAGTTCTTGAGATGGGCAGTTACCACCGCTCTCCAGTCGAAGTCGGAAGAATTGGATACTGCCGAAGATTCTGATCATCATTTGATTGCAGGATCGGAGAAGAGACAACCTGAAGAATCCCTTGACTCAAAACTTTTGCGGTGGCTAACTGCCTCAGCGATCCTTGGAAAAGTTACTTCGAATTCGAGAAAACTCAACGATGGCAGTGTCTTGGAAAAATCTAGCCTCCACGCTCTGCAGTCTTGGTTAGAATGCCCTGAGAAAGAAACTAAAGAAACTGTGGAATATGGTTGTGGAGAAATATTAGCTGCCGCAATAATTCAGCTGTTAAAGCAGCTGAACTTCAGCCACCAACTACTCCCGTCATCTGTTTCTGCACTGTGTCTCCTACTTCTTTCCGACACCTCAACAG GTTTGAAGAGTTTGAATGGGGTTCGAAGTTGTTTGCCATCACTTTGTTCAAAGATACAGTGGCCCGTCGAAGCAATTCCTGCTTGGAGATG GTCATATTACCATCCATGGAGAGACCTAACCACCAAACTCAGTGACGTTGAGAAACTGGACGAAATCCATGCCTGTGAGAGGCTGCTGGCGGTGGCTTCCAACGTTCTCACGGAGAAATCGGGATGTAGCCATTTTTTCGATCTTAAAGATGTGGACAAGTTGCGAGTACATGAATGGGAGAGAACTCCTATCCATTCTGAATAA